One region of Vigna angularis cultivar LongXiaoDou No.4 chromosome 10, ASM1680809v1, whole genome shotgun sequence genomic DNA includes:
- the LOC108320369 gene encoding uncharacterized protein LOC108320369 isoform X1: MVPQALREQHNYIKSTPGITINYRQNLGSSMQVEVTEADCSTNDILQFDSPSSSISKGMKRKWGLIDGYIGQSTCSSMFLGLGLSTSSSDSKESSATSCTAISSVKEIDEQSSMPMDIELDFTLNLDCEKVESPKKLVSSNLKIVELQPKIDLELSLSTQPSKSDITSVCVSPSQSPPLQLNLEIPLVLSTTPPNVDEGSTSCRLKLGLVSLDPGASVMLNRTEKKVMDPSPNKLKKILSCTSRPTQLKQPLHCNSNSTTCQVEGYGKGYQGASGLCISHGGGRRFNKASSKKGAEGWTLHCKSRGGGRRCEYFGCTNSTVGHTNFCIAHGGSQRCSHPEGCIQAVRGKSGLCIWHGRGKRHQTEKCTKNAEGLAGLSISYGGGHRCQASGCTKGAQGNTMFCRAHGVEKRCTAPGCTKDAKGTTPLCKGHGGGKCCAYQGGGICTKSVNGGANFCVAHGGGMRCAVPDCLKRARGRVDLCVRHEGGKRCKFEGCGKGAQGATNFCETRGGRKRCSWGHPGSEYINQQADPSYSLARGKTGPSALHSGLVLDKRVHGGVSSGSVIQDTRDKLGELKQIVINQDMDVDMIKMGNPQKDGVITCSDAKLNEVASTHLPPGEEDHTPMLVAVPEGRVHGGSLMAMLKGNSSLGKGLLSDPSEINKSLHGVPE, from the exons ATGGTTCCCCAAGCTCTGCGGGAACAACATAACTATATCAAATCAACTCCAGGAATTACTATTAACTATCGCCAg AATTTGGGTAGCTCGATGCAAGTTGAAGTAACGGAAGCTGACTGTAGTACAAATGATATCTTACAATTTGATTCCCCTAGTTCTTCAATTTCAAAGGGAATGAAAAGAAAGTGGGGTTTAATTGATGGATATATTGGGCAAAGCACTTGCTCTTCTATGTTTCTTGGACTTGGACTTTCAACAAGTTCCTCTGACAGCAAGGAGAGTTCAGCTACTTCTTGCACTGCTATATCTTCAGTCAAAGAGATTGATGAGCAATCATCTATGCCTATGGATATTGAACTGGACTTTACCCTTAATCTTGACTGTGAGAAGGTAGAGAGCCCGAAAAAACTTGTTAGTTCAAATTTGAAGATAGTTGAGTTGCAGCCAAAAATTGATTTGGAGTTAAGCCTTTCCACACAGCCCTCCAAATCGGATATTACCAGTGTTTGTGTAAGTCCCTCTCAGTCTCCACCTCTTCAGTTGAACTTGGAGATCCCATTAGTACTCAGCACGACACCACCAAATGTAGATGAGGGATCAACTTCATGTAGATTGAAACTAGGGCTTGTTTCACTTGATCCAGGTGCTAGTGTAATGTTAAACCGGACCGAAAAGAAGGTCATGGATCCCTCACCTAACAAACTGAAAAAAATTTTAAGCTGTACTTCTAGACCAACACAGCTAAAACAACCACTACACTGCAACAGCAATTCTACGACATGTCAAGTTGAGGGATATGGAAAGGGATACCAAGGTGCTTCTGGACTTTGTATATCTCATGGTGGTGGCAGGAGGTTTAACAAAGCCAGCAGCAAAAAAGGAGCTGAAGGCTGGACGTTGCACTGCAAGTCTCGTGGAGGAGGCAGGCGATGTGAATATTTTGGCTGCACTAACAGCACAGTAGGACATACAAATTTCTGTATTGCTCATGGTGGTAGCCAGCGATGCAGTCATCCTGAGGGATGCATCCAAGCTGTCCGTGGGAAATCTGGATTGTGTATTTGGCATGGCCGTGGCAAGAGACATCAAACAGAAAAATGTACTAAGAATGCAGAAGGCTTAGCTGGTCTGAGCATCTCATATGGTGGAGGGCATCGATGTCAAGCTTCTGGTTGCACTAAAGGGGCACAGGGAAACACTATGTTCTGCAGAGCGCATGGTGTGGAAAAACGCTGTACAGCACCAGGGTGCACCAAAGATGCTAAGGGGACCACTCCACTTTGCAAAGGCCATGGTGGAGGAAAATGCTGTGCATACCAGGGTGGTGGAATTTGTACCAAAAGTGTGAATGGAGGTGCCAACTTTTGTGTGGCACATGGAGGTGGAATGAGGTGTGCTGTACCTGATTGCTTGAAAAGAGCTAGAGGACGAGTTGATCTTTGTGTACGTCATGAGGGAGGCAAGAGATGCAAGTTTGAAGGGTGTGGAAAGGGTGCACAAGGTGCCACCAACTTTTGTGAGACACGTGGAGGAAGGAAGAGATGTTCTTGGGGACATCCTGGGTCAGAATATATCAATCAACAGGCTGACCCTTCTTATTCCTTGGCAAGGGGGAAGACAGGTCCGTCCGCACTTCATAGTGGGCTAGTGCTGGATAAGAGAGTTCATGGAGGCGTATCCTCGGGATCAGTTATTCAGGATACTCGTGATAAACTGGGCGAACTGAAGCAGATTGTCATTAACCAAGATATGGATGTGGATATGATCAAAATGGGTAACCCACAGAAAGATGGTGTGATAACCTGTTCTGATGCTAAACTAAATGAAGTTGCCAGTACTCATCTTCCACCGGGGGAAGAAGATCATACACCAATGTTGGTAGCTGTTCCCGAAGGCAGGGTGCATGGTGGAAGTCTGATGGCAATGCTGAAGGGGAATTCTAGCCTTGGGAAAGGCCTATTGAGTGATCCCTCAGAGATAAATAAAAGCTTGCATGGTGTCCCAGAATAA
- the LOC108320369 gene encoding uncharacterized protein LOC108320369 isoform X2, whose product MDVRSQNLSFTANPSANAFKNLGSSMQVEVTEADCSTNDILQFDSPSSSISKGMKRKWGLIDGYIGQSTCSSMFLGLGLSTSSSDSKESSATSCTAISSVKEIDEQSSMPMDIELDFTLNLDCEKVESPKKLVSSNLKIVELQPKIDLELSLSTQPSKSDITSVCVSPSQSPPLQLNLEIPLVLSTTPPNVDEGSTSCRLKLGLVSLDPGASVMLNRTEKKVMDPSPNKLKKILSCTSRPTQLKQPLHCNSNSTTCQVEGYGKGYQGASGLCISHGGGRRFNKASSKKGAEGWTLHCKSRGGGRRCEYFGCTNSTVGHTNFCIAHGGSQRCSHPEGCIQAVRGKSGLCIWHGRGKRHQTEKCTKNAEGLAGLSISYGGGHRCQASGCTKGAQGNTMFCRAHGVEKRCTAPGCTKDAKGTTPLCKGHGGGKCCAYQGGGICTKSVNGGANFCVAHGGGMRCAVPDCLKRARGRVDLCVRHEGGKRCKFEGCGKGAQGATNFCETRGGRKRCSWGHPGSEYINQQADPSYSLARGKTGPSALHSGLVLDKRVHGGVSSGSVIQDTRDKLGELKQIVINQDMDVDMIKMGNPQKDGVITCSDAKLNEVASTHLPPGEEDHTPMLVAVPEGRVHGGSLMAMLKGNSSLGKGLLSDPSEINKSLHGVPE is encoded by the coding sequence ATGGATGTGAGGTCCCAGAACTTGAGTTTCACTGCTAACCCTTCTGCAAATGCTTTCAAGAATTTGGGTAGCTCGATGCAAGTTGAAGTAACGGAAGCTGACTGTAGTACAAATGATATCTTACAATTTGATTCCCCTAGTTCTTCAATTTCAAAGGGAATGAAAAGAAAGTGGGGTTTAATTGATGGATATATTGGGCAAAGCACTTGCTCTTCTATGTTTCTTGGACTTGGACTTTCAACAAGTTCCTCTGACAGCAAGGAGAGTTCAGCTACTTCTTGCACTGCTATATCTTCAGTCAAAGAGATTGATGAGCAATCATCTATGCCTATGGATATTGAACTGGACTTTACCCTTAATCTTGACTGTGAGAAGGTAGAGAGCCCGAAAAAACTTGTTAGTTCAAATTTGAAGATAGTTGAGTTGCAGCCAAAAATTGATTTGGAGTTAAGCCTTTCCACACAGCCCTCCAAATCGGATATTACCAGTGTTTGTGTAAGTCCCTCTCAGTCTCCACCTCTTCAGTTGAACTTGGAGATCCCATTAGTACTCAGCACGACACCACCAAATGTAGATGAGGGATCAACTTCATGTAGATTGAAACTAGGGCTTGTTTCACTTGATCCAGGTGCTAGTGTAATGTTAAACCGGACCGAAAAGAAGGTCATGGATCCCTCACCTAACAAACTGAAAAAAATTTTAAGCTGTACTTCTAGACCAACACAGCTAAAACAACCACTACACTGCAACAGCAATTCTACGACATGTCAAGTTGAGGGATATGGAAAGGGATACCAAGGTGCTTCTGGACTTTGTATATCTCATGGTGGTGGCAGGAGGTTTAACAAAGCCAGCAGCAAAAAAGGAGCTGAAGGCTGGACGTTGCACTGCAAGTCTCGTGGAGGAGGCAGGCGATGTGAATATTTTGGCTGCACTAACAGCACAGTAGGACATACAAATTTCTGTATTGCTCATGGTGGTAGCCAGCGATGCAGTCATCCTGAGGGATGCATCCAAGCTGTCCGTGGGAAATCTGGATTGTGTATTTGGCATGGCCGTGGCAAGAGACATCAAACAGAAAAATGTACTAAGAATGCAGAAGGCTTAGCTGGTCTGAGCATCTCATATGGTGGAGGGCATCGATGTCAAGCTTCTGGTTGCACTAAAGGGGCACAGGGAAACACTATGTTCTGCAGAGCGCATGGTGTGGAAAAACGCTGTACAGCACCAGGGTGCACCAAAGATGCTAAGGGGACCACTCCACTTTGCAAAGGCCATGGTGGAGGAAAATGCTGTGCATACCAGGGTGGTGGAATTTGTACCAAAAGTGTGAATGGAGGTGCCAACTTTTGTGTGGCACATGGAGGTGGAATGAGGTGTGCTGTACCTGATTGCTTGAAAAGAGCTAGAGGACGAGTTGATCTTTGTGTACGTCATGAGGGAGGCAAGAGATGCAAGTTTGAAGGGTGTGGAAAGGGTGCACAAGGTGCCACCAACTTTTGTGAGACACGTGGAGGAAGGAAGAGATGTTCTTGGGGACATCCTGGGTCAGAATATATCAATCAACAGGCTGACCCTTCTTATTCCTTGGCAAGGGGGAAGACAGGTCCGTCCGCACTTCATAGTGGGCTAGTGCTGGATAAGAGAGTTCATGGAGGCGTATCCTCGGGATCAGTTATTCAGGATACTCGTGATAAACTGGGCGAACTGAAGCAGATTGTCATTAACCAAGATATGGATGTGGATATGATCAAAATGGGTAACCCACAGAAAGATGGTGTGATAACCTGTTCTGATGCTAAACTAAATGAAGTTGCCAGTACTCATCTTCCACCGGGGGAAGAAGATCATACACCAATGTTGGTAGCTGTTCCCGAAGGCAGGGTGCATGGTGGAAGTCTGATGGCAATGCTGAAGGGGAATTCTAGCCTTGGGAAAGGCCTATTGAGTGATCCCTCAGAGATAAATAAAAGCTTGCATGGTGTCCCAGAATAA